Proteins co-encoded in one Fusarium fujikuroi IMI 58289 draft genome, chromosome FFUJ_chr06 genomic window:
- a CDS encoding monooxygenase-like protein, whose amino-acid sequence MINDSAKIDGDYLGQNGYTAAQNESGENRPKFTLKDTPVENQRPMRVVIIGAGFSGIYSTIRMTQRLRNIDLTVYEMNEETSGVWWLNRYPGLACDIPSYSYQFSFAPNPYWSSLYAPGAEIRAYMQDVAERYGANRFIKTSHQVTSATWDSENKVWRLIVKNVKTGETFEDTANILVSAKGGLNQIAWPEIKGLKQFAGKLMHSGAWDESCDLRNKRVGVIGNGSSAIQIVPAIQKLQGISVTCFARSPTWIIPAFGDSAMQKLGMDPSETKFSRRHQEQLARQPEKFYRWRKTLEDEAATIYPLTLMGTDIQNGARELFRKQMEEKLQGRKDLQQIIPKFAPGCRRLTPGPGYLNALQQENVTFISQKIEEITERGIKVASGEEVQLDVLVCATGYDVEAPPTFEILGRNGKTLTEKWKPHFESYISLAVDGFPNFFLIGGPNCGLGSGSLLSVFEAQGDYIVKAIRKLQKEDYATMEAKPERVADFSQYIDEYFKGTVYTDECSSWYRSGRLGSRIVALWPGSSVQCLEVLRSPRWEDYEFESADPTGNLLRWMGNGWSQVLTEGDPSWFLDPDVVDAPDEGKPEEGEFYRRRPFSY is encoded by the exons ATGATTAATGACTCTGCTAAAATCGACGGCGATTATCTTGGCCAGAATGGCTATACCGCCGCACAGAACGAGTCAGGAGAGAACCGCCCCAAGTTTACCCTGAAAGACACTCCTGTCGAAAATCAAAGACCCATGAGGGTTGTGATCATCGGAGCTGGCTTCTCAGGTATCTATTCAACTATTCG AATGACGCAGAGACTGAGGAATATTGATCTTACGGTCTATGAGATGAATGAAGAAACGTCTGGAGTCTG GTGGTTGAATCGCTaccctggcctggcctgTGATATCCCAT CGTACTCTTACCAGTTCAGCTTCGCACCCAACCCCTATTGGTCCTCACTTTACGCCCCAGGCGCAGAAATCCGTGCATATATGCAAGATGTCGCCGAGAGATATGGTGCCAACCGCTTCATCAAGACTTCTCATCAAGTCACTTCAGCGACTTGGGACTCGGAGAACAAGGTTTG GAGACTTATTGTAAAGAACGTCAAGACCGGAGAGACATTTGAAGATACTGCCAACATCCTCGTCTCTGCCAAAGGTGGTCTAAATCAGATAGCTTGGCCGGAGATCAAAGGGCTGAAGCAATTCGCGGGTAAGCTCATGCACTCTGGTGCTTGGGATGAGAG TTGTGACTTGAGAAACAAACGCGTGGGAGTCATTGGCAATGGATCGAGCGCCATTCAAATCGTTCCAGCCATCCAGAAACTTCAGGGTATCTCGGTCACTTGTTTCGCTCGATCGCCGACCTGGATCATTCCTGCATTCGGCGACTCAGCTATGCAGAAATTAGGAATGGATCCTTCGGAGACCAAGT TTTCGCGCCGTCATCAAGAACAGCTCGCAAGGCAGCCAGAAAAGTTCTATAGGTGGCGAAAGACACTCGAAGATGAGGCTGCAACAATCTATCCTTTGACCTTGATGGGAACTGATATTCAGAATGGCGCTAGAGAGCTCTTCAGGAAGCAAATGGAAGAGAAACTACAAGGCAGAAAAGACCTCCAGCAGATTATCCCAAAGTTTGCCCCTGGTTGTCGCCGTTTGACTCCGGGCCCTGGATATCTCAATGCGCTCCAACAGGAAAACGTGACCTTCATCAGCCAAAAGATTGAGGAGATCACGGAACGAGGAATCAAAGTCGCCTCCGGGGAAGAGGTCCAACTCGATGTTTTGGTATGTGCAACTGGCTACGACGTCGAAGCGCCGCCTACATTCGAAATACTAGGCAGAAATGGAAAGACGCTCACCGAAAAGTGGAAACCTCACTTTGAGTCCTATATCTCACTCGCAGTGGACGGATTCCccaacttcttcctcatcggcgGTCCCAACTGCGGTCTCGGCTCAGGCAGCTTACTCAGCGTCTTCGAAGCACAGGGCGACTACATCGTCAAGGCGATCCGCAAGCTTCAGAAGGAAGATTACGCTACCATGGAGGCCAAGCCCGAGCGCGTGGCTGACTTCAGTCAGTACATAGACGAGTACTTCAAAGGCACCGTGTACACGGATGAGTGCTCATCGTGGTATCGCTCCGGTAGGCTTGGGTCACGTATTGTAGCGCTGTGGCCTGGGTCTTCTGTACAGTGCCTTGAGGTGCTGAGGTCGCCGCGCTGGGAGGACTATGAGTTTGAGAGTGCGGATCCTACGGGGAATTTGCTGCGGTGGATGGGGAATGGTTGGAGTCAGGTGTTGACTGAGGGCGATCCGTCCTGGTTTCTGGATCCTGATGTTGTGGATGCTCCAGACGAGGGGAAGCCTGAAGAGGGCGAGTTTTATCGAAGGCGTCCGTTCTCGTATTAA
- a CDS encoding related to cutinase transcription factor 1 beta, with protein MDSTVLSPPLTTHQKTKRTQRRKRSTRACLSCRFRKVRCDVSVRGQPCTNCHLDCKNCLVVGRASRLNQQVPRNESNWSPEDDYQEDDRQLSEHREDDDVHESSNSNGVEAAPTATEALDEHPGLSFHTPSIDPGMLTFSDTIDDAAFFENRLGDSETETAEFHSTSSRYDGGPTIAGKKLILIIHFTVSNQIQTETSASEQESIYSHKMTGSRILPAQSASQRTNTSTTVLFIHYPYLKIHNMHMIAQQDLNYMEAQGCLHIPSRPILDNFVEQYFRHQHPLLPLLNEGDFWEMYSQRESTGPQPTISLLVFQAMLFASCNFVSLHIIKQLGYSSLRTARAEFYRRTKVGVRITQWSAAELTKDLQLLYDLGSETSSLPLAQAALLMMGWVPPSNTTLNPYKTWLSLAIQHARSINADRYTEVPELIEMTSTQQRKYQNSLHRLWWCCVIMDRISPLCTRFSLNITHDRFDFRNTIPLGAEHLQDDIYRSSVFTPATKRRQISIFSKLLELMILLTDVLTLTYPFEDSVKSKSRFSEGEDLAFEKCEAALKAWYVRVSAQFPPFENAHQDSCGRDNDQEKSIVLQTNLMYIYYHTASIALCHSKILRQSLTSESNSEDMTRPGRSLKLQQSSFEVQDAAQKITACYEELTRRRLARWLPVSALACLATPLTLHTITARLSSLSNQLSCNESVEAGSAPASNHDRLKALVETMNVFFPQYYGVEWVRQTVRHVANLAQIDSQCLFKASGNSLTDWSQILRSQPNMYLRMIWTVDVCISKGRHPEEFDFPAWLRCLLKRSKGSRIRPNRQSYTTEQATDQAGLVDDELLAFITDPKLSAAEEDIFGEQLLEMFNPQKPYDQQSRNGLVDCGTSQGAVGGMDWDLVEAMHDVTENMLDRLGPDFRA; from the exons ATGGACTCTACAGTCTTGTCACCGCCGCTTACCACGCATCAGAAAACAAAGCGCACTCAGCGTCGCAAAAGATCAACTCGAGCTTGTCTGTCATGCAGGTTTAGAAAGGTCCGCTGCGATGTCTCCGTTCGCGGCCAGCCATGCACCAATTGCCACCTCGACTGCAAGAATTGTCTGGTAGTTGGACGCGCTTCCAGGCT AAATCAGCAGGTACCAAGGAACGAGTCAAACTGGTCGCCCGAGGATGATTATCAAGAGGACGACCGGCAGCTGTCGGAGCATCGGGAAGACGATGACGTTCATGAGAGCAGTAACTCCAATGGCGTCGAAGCTGCTCCCACAGCCACTGAGGCGCTCGATGAACACCCTGGGTTATCCTTTCACACGCCCAGTATCGACCCTGGGATGTTGACATTCAGTGACACTATCGACGACGCGGCCTTCTTTGAAAATCGCCTCGGAGACAGCGAGACAGAGACCGCAGAGTTCCactcgacatcatcaagatatGATGGCGGTCCGACCATCGCAGGTAAAAAGCTCATCCTCATTATTCACTTCACGGTATCTAACCAGATTCAAACAGAAACAAGCGCATCGGAACAAGAGTCCATATATAGTCATAAGATGACGGGCTCTAGGATTCTACCAGCTCAGTCGGCGTCACAGAGGACCAACACCAGTACCACGGTGCTCTTTATTCATTACCCGTATCTGAAAATTCACAACATGCACATGATTGCTCAACAAGATCTCAATTACATGGAGGCTCAGGGATGTTTACACATTCCAAGTCGGCCGATACTCGACAACTTTGTGGAGCAATACTTCAGACACCAGCATCCTCTCCTTCCACTCCTCAATGAAGGTGATTTCTGGGAAATGTACTCCCAGAGGGAGTCTACGGGTCCACAGCCCACCATATCACTGCTGGTGTTTCAGGCTATGCTCTTTGCCAGTTGTAAC TTTGTGTCTCTTCACATCATTAAGCAACTTGGTTACTCGAGTCTTAGAACTGCTCGAGCAGAATTCTACAGACGAACAAAGGTTGGTGTTCGAATAACCCAATGGTCCGCCGCCGAATTAACTAAAGACTTGCAGCTATTGTACGATCTAGGTTCGGAAACATCGTCCCTGCCTCTAGCTCAGGCAGCTCTTCTCATGATGGGCTGGGTACCACCTTCAAACACGACCTTAAACCCCTACAAGACTTGGCTGAGCTTGGCTATCCAGCACGCCAGAAGTATCAACGCGGACCGGTACACAGAAGTGCCAGAGCTAATAGAGATGACATCCACGCAACAACGGAAATACCAAAACTCTCTCCATCGCTTATGGTGGTGCTGTGTCATCATGGACCGTATCTCGCCGCTCTGCACGCGCTTTAGCCTCAATATTACACACGACCGATTTGATTTTAGGAATACGATCCCTCTGGGCGCCGAACACCTTCAGGACGACATATATCGTTCAAGTGTATTCACTCCAGCTACTAAACGGCGACAAATCAGCATTTTCTCAAAACTTCTTGAACTGATGATTCTTTTGACTGACGTACTGACCCTGACGTACCCGTTCGAGGATTCTGTCAAATCGAAGTCGCGATTTTCAGAGGGCGAAGACCTCGCCTTTGAGAAATGCGAGGCTGCCTTGAAGGCCTGGTATGTGAGGGTCTCGGCTCAGTTCCCTCCCTTCGAGAATGCGCACCAAGACTCGTGTGGAAGAGACAATGATCAGGAAAAGTCTATTGTGCTGCAGACGAATCTCATGTATATCTACTATCA CACTGCATCTATTGCACTCTGTCATTCCAAGATACTGCGGCAGTCTCTCACATCCGAATCCAATAGTGAAGATATGACAAGACCAGGGCGGAGTTTAAAGCTCCAGCAAAGCTCATTTGAGGTGCAAGATGCTGCTCAGAAGATTACAGCATGCTATGAAGAGCTAACCCGACGTCGCTTGGCCCGCTGGCTTCCGGTATCAGC CCTTGCTTGTCTAGCTACACCATTGACGCTTCATACCATTACCGCGCGATTGTCATCGCTTAGTAACCAACTATCATGCAACGAATCGGTGGAAGCCGGGTCAGCTCCAGCATCAAATCACGATCGACTGAAAGCACTGGTCGAGACAATGAACGTTTTCTTTCCCCAGTACTATGGTGTAGAGTGGGTGAGGCAAACAGTTCGACACGTCGCCAATTTAGCCCAGATTGACAGCCAGTGTCTATTCAAGGCCAGTGGCAATTCTTTGACAGATTGGAGTCAGATTCTGAGGAGCCAGCCGAATATGTATCTGAGAATGATCTGGACAGTCGATGTTTGCATCAGCAAAGGTAGGCATCCGGAAGAATTTGACTTTCCAGCGTGGCTGCGCtgcttgttgaagaggagCAAAGGATCAAGGATCAGACCGAATCGACAGTCATATACGACTGAACAAGCGACTGACCAGGCAGGCCTCGTCGACGACGAACTACTAGCCTTTATTACTGATCCCAAGCTGTCTGCTGCCGAGGAGGATATCTTTGGGGAACAATTGCTGGAAATGTTTAACCCGCAGAAGCCTTATGATCAACAGAGTCGGAACGGACTTGTTGATTGTGGAACATCTCAAGGGGCAGTGGGTGGGATGGATTGGGACCTGGTCGAAGCAATGCATGATGTAACAGAGAACATGCTGGATCGGCTGGGGCCAGACTTCAGGGCTTGA
- a CDS encoding related to reductases: MTFHPDSLPDLTGRVYIVTGGNSGMGLYTVSHLARHGAQVYMCSRSLDKGEKAIAEIQNDYPSAKIDLLQIDLMDLGSVVAAAKHFLSLETSLHGLINNAGIMASPFEITKDGHEGQWETNYLSHWVFTEHLIPLMLKTSKSSPPGTVRIVNLSSSGHLMAPKGGINFEDTSLKEASIWERYGQSKLANILHTRALHNKYGPGSSNKEGEIWVTSVHPGLVETNLSSSIDSAQTMSLRMVSLLRCMKLMWTADRGSWNSLFCAASPDMKPEQSGEYMEIYHRLFEPWWQNGAAKDEELVKKLDEWTRETMKKEGWVQ, translated from the exons ATGACTTTTCACCCCGACAGCCTCCCAGATCTCACCGGAAGGGTGTACATTGTCACAGGTGGTAATTCTGGAAT GGGACTCTACACCGTTTCCCATTTGGCAAGACATGGCGCCCAAGTCTATATGTGTTCAAGATCTCTCGATAAGGGGGAAAAGGCTATTGCCGAGATCCAAAATGATTATCCTTCAGCCAAAATTGATCTACTGCAAATCGACCTGATGGATCTTGGAAGTGTTGTCGCTGCCGCTAAGCACTTCCTTTCCTTGGAAACATCCCTCCATGGCCTTATCAACAATGCTGGTATCATGGCTTCACCATTTGAGATTACCAAAGATGGACATGAGGGCCAGTGGGAGACCAATTATCTTTCGCACTGGGTTTTCACCGAACACCTCATTCCATTGATGCTGAAAACATCAAAGTCATCACCCCCTGGAACTGTGCGCATCGTCAACCTCTCTTCATCCGGCCATCTAATGGCCCCCAAGGGAGGTATCAACTTTGAAGATACATCCCTCAAAGAGGCGAGTATATGGGAGCGTTACGGCCAAAGCAAACTCGCCAACATTCTCCACACAAGAGCCCTCCACAACAAGTACGGTCCCGGCTCAAGTAACAAAGAAGGAGAGATCTGGGTAACATCAGTGCATCCCGGCCTCGTCGAGACAAATCTCTCATCTAGTATTGATTCAGCCCAGACTATGAGCTTGCGAATGGTGTCATTGTTGAGGTGTATGAAACTGATGTGGACTGCTGATAGGGGGTCTTGGAACAGTCTTTTCTGCGCGGCGAGTCCAGACATGAAACCCGAGCAGAGTGGAGAGTATATGGAGATCTATCATCGGTTGTTTGAGCCTTGGTGGCAGAATGGCGCGGCGAAAGATGAGGAGTtggtgaagaagttggatgaATGGACGAGAGAGACTATGAAAAAGGAGGGGTGGGTCCAGTAG